The DNA region AAAAAATATTTAAATAAAATTATACAAAAAAGGCTTTAATAAATTAAAATGGAAGATATCATATTATTCGTTGACGATGAAGAAGGTATCTGTAAAGTAATGAGTATGGTTTTAGCAGATATCGGCTATAAAGTTATTACTGCTCATAATGGCGAAGACGCTTTAAAAATTTTTAAAAAAGTAAAACCTTTTATAGTTATTAGCGATATCAAAATGCCAGGTATGGACGGGATAGAGCTTCTAAAACACATAAAAAATGAATGCCGCGAAACTGAAGTTATAATAATAAGCGGTCATGCTGATATAAATATTGCTATAAAAAGTTTGAAATATGAAGCGGCTGACTTCATATTAAAACCAATTGACGGTGAAGCTTTAGAAATAGCCCTTAAAAGAGCAAAAGAAAAAATCGAAAATCGTAAAAAATTAAAAGAATATACAGAACGCCTTGAAGAACTTGTAGAGGAAAAATCTGCTCAAATAATAGAAAATGAAAGAATAGCAGCTCAAAAATATCAAAAACTTTTTGATGAAGTTCCTTGTTATATATCTGTTCAAAATAAAAATTTTGTAATTACTGCATCAAACAGAAGATTTAAAGAAGATTTTGGAGAAGGAATAGGTTCTCCATGTTATCAAGTTTACAAACACAGGACAGAACCCTGTATTGACTGCCCCCTTTTAAAAACTTTTGAAGATGGAAATGCCTATCAATCCGAAACGGTTGTTACTTCAAAAACATTTGAGCAATATAATGTTCTCACATGGACGGCACCGATTTATGACAATAATGGAAAAATATCACAGGTTATGGAAATGTCTACTAATATAACCCAAATAAGAAAGCTTCAAGATCATCTATCATCTTTAGGAATGCTAATCGGTTCAATATCTCACAGCATAAAAGGCCTTCTTACAGGGCTCGATGGAGGCATGTATCTTCTTAATGCAGGCTTTGTAGAAGATGACAAAACTCAAATTTCCGAAGGATGGGAAATAGTAAAGCTTACTATAGGAAGAATTCGTAAGATGGTTCTTGATATTCTATATTACGCCAAAGAAAGGGAACTAAAATGGGAAAAAGTTGATGCATTAAGTTTTGCAAATGAAATTGCTGTTACAGTTGAACCAAAAATTCAAAATTATAATATTGAATTTATTAAAGAATTTGATACATCAGGAGGGATATTTGAAATTGATCCTGGAGTTATACACTCAGCTTTAATAAATATACTTGAAAACGCAATCGATGCATGTATCGATGATAAATCTAAAAAATCCCATAAAATTTTTTTTGGTTTAAAACAAGAAGAGGACCACGTTTTATTCATTATTTCCGACAATGGAATAGGCATGGACAGAGAAACAAAAGAAAAATTATTCACCTTATTTTTTTCATCAAAAGGTCATAGAGGAACAGGTTTAGGGCTTTTTATCACTAATAAAATAATTGAACAGCATGGAGGAACAATTATAGTAGAATCTAAAAGTTTTGAAGGCTCTAAATTTATAATAAAATTGCCTAAATGGATGGCTACATGACAAGAAAAATATTTTTGTTAATTTGTAAAATCATCTTATCCCCTCTCCCTTGACGGGAGATGGTTAGGGTCAATGCTGTTTAATTAACAGGACGCTCCTACGGAGCTGAAATTTGGGGTTTACTAAAATTGCTACAAACAGGTCGCTCCTAACGGAGCTAAAAAAACAAAGCACGTTTAGAAATAGCCGAAATTTAAAATAAAAAATGATATGTTATTCAGATGATTAAGGCTAAAAATATTAGAGATACAAGTTTTGCTATCTAAAAATAGAAATGATATGTCATTTTTAATCTACATTCCTCACCACAAAACTACCATATCCTTATTGACATAAGTACCAATATATTACATTGATCTATAATTTCTGAAATATTATGCAACATAATGCAACATTGCAACTATTTTATGTTGCATAACTGCAATCATATCGAACACAAATGCCCATTTTACTGATATCTCCAGATTGGCATGGTTAATGCTCTTAGAGTATAGACAGCATAAGGAGATAGATTATGAATTCAGTTATATTAAGTAAAGACGGTTCAATAAATCACAATGGTCAGATTGTTGAATCAGTTTCATTAATGTTTTTACCATTCACAATTGAGTTAGAAGATGGCTACGATTTAAGAAGTTATTTTGAGATGTTCAAAAAATATCCGTTATTTGCTGATATTAATGATTTTTTTCCATCTTATTTAAAGCAGTATGATTTATGCTTAGGTAAAAAAATTTATCCAGAAAATTTTGACTGTCTTGAGTTTACCAAAAATGTTGAAATGATAGGTTTTCCAGGAGAACCACGGCTTGAAATATTTATTTCTTTCCACGGGCTCATCGGAAATGATTCCCATGAAATTAAGTATGTCCCTTTGGAAAATTTATTAAATATACCCATTAAGCTCGGTAAACTTAAACATATAATTTTTGGGGATAAGGTAGATGTTTTTGAGTTTAACACATTTTTTAATTTATTTGAATTTATTGATGGTATTGCTTGGGAGCTTAGTTTTCATGGTTCTCCAATGCAATGCCAAATAAGAAAATAATAGAATAAGGAGGTAAATTATGTTTGAAAAAATTTTATTCGCAACAACCGCATCTCCAGCCTGTGATGCTGGCGCTAACGTAGCCTTTGATTTAGCAAAAAAATACAATTCAAAACTTTATGTTTTCCATGTGTTAGGTATGCCATCAAGAGGATTCGGTTCTTTGGTTGTAGACAGCAGAACAGGAGAACAGGAGAATTATGATCAAGACTATATTGATTGGGTAAAAGAAGAAATGAAAAATACCTATTCAAAACAAATAGCCGATGCTAAAAATGTTCAGATTGAAACCTGCTCAGGAAATCCGCCAAGAGAAATTTTAAGAATTGCTCGAAAAGAAGACATAGACCTTATTGTCATGGGTTCCCATACAAGAAAAGAAGAAATAGGAGCAAGCCGCTATAGAAATGTTGCCGGAAATACTATGCAAAATGTCGCTAAGGCTGCCAGATGTCCAGTTCTTATTGTAAATAGGCCATGCACAACATGCTTTTGGTATTTCTCAAATATTATATTTGGAACCGATTTCTCTAAAGCCTCCTATTCTGCTTTTTTATTTGCATATAAAACAGCAAAAGCGATAGGATGCAAACTCCATATTTTCCATGCTCTTGATATAAGCTCAATGTATTCTGGAAAGGTTATTTCCCAAGAAGAAATCGAAAAGCAGATAAAAGAAGCTCGGAAAAAAATGGAAGAAACTTATGTATCAAAAATGGAAGATTTTGATAATTATTCCTTAGAAGTATGGGAAGGCGTCCCGTATGTTGAGATTTTAAAATTTTCAAGGGCAAAAAGCGGTGATTTAGTTGTTCTTGCTCATCATACAAGGGAGATTGATCCAGAAGAGGCTATACTTGGAAGTACTGTGGAACAAGTAGTTTTACGTTCAACTTGTCCGGTCGCTAGCGTAAATCATCCTGATAAAGTTGAGCATATGTGAATTTATATATCGGGGTAAAAAATTTATGATTTTCGGTATAGCCTTATAACCTTATTAAACATTTATATTATGGATTAAAAAATGGAAAACAAAAAAACTATCCTTATTGTAGATGACGAAATGGATATGAGGATATTTCTATCTACTTTAGTTGAAACAAGTGGTTATAAACCGATTGTTTGCCGAGATGGAAGCGAAGGCATAGAAAAAGCATTAAAAATAAAGCCGAGCCTTATAATACTTGATGTTATGATGCCAAAAGAAGGAGGCGTTCACATGTATTATAACGTTAGAACTAATCATGAATTAAAAAATACTCCGATAATAATTCTTTCAGCAATAGCTCAAAAAACATTTAATCACTATATAAAAATGCTTAATGTAAGAACAGAAGAATCAATTCCTGCTCCTGAAGCATATATGGAAAAACCTCCAGAAGCAGAAGAATTAATCAAAATAATTAAAGAACTTATCGGCCAATAGTTTAAGGAGAATCAAAAGATGCATAAAATAAACAATTGGGACTGGGAAATAGGAAAAAAATTTATTGCTGATATAGGTGAATTAAAAAATATCTATGATTATGTAGAAGAGCCTTATATAAGTCCTGACGGAGAAAAAATTGCTGCTGTTGTAAAAAAAGATGAAGCAGAATTTACAGCTTGTGTAAACGGAGAAATTTGGAAAAATATTTTCGAAAGAATCTGGAATTTAAGATTTACCCCTGACAACAGACTTTACGGATTTGTATCTGACACAGGAGAATGGACATTAGCTGTTGATGATACACTTTGGGAAAATAGATTTGATTTTATATGGGATGCCAAAGTTTCAGAAGATGGAAAAAACATCGCTGCTGCTGCAAAAAGAGGAATGAGATATTGTGCTGTAGTAAATGACTCTGTATGGGAAACGGATTTTTATCATATTACTAACCTTATCATAAGCAAAGAAGGAAAAACTGCTGCATCTGTTCAGACTGTTCCTTTAAAAGAAGGAGAGATTACAAAATTTCAAACAGGCTGTTTTTCAGCGGCAGTTGACGGAAAGGTATGGGATAAAAATTTTATCAATGTATGGAAAATGTCTTTCAGCCCTGACGGTAAAAATATTGCCGCAGAAGTCAGGACGAGTCTTTATGATTATACAATTGCTATAAATGGAATTCCTTGGAGCAAATCATTTCAAGCAAAAGCAATATGGAAACCTGTTTTTCATCCTTTCGATGGAACAGTTACAGCTCCAGCTATAGTAAATGGGAAATGGACTCTTGTTAAAAATGGTGATGTCTTATGGAAAAATAATTTTGTTCAACTATGGCACCATTGTTACAGCCGTTCAGGTAAAAACATTGCTGCAATTGTAGCGCCTAAATTTGGAGAATGGACTGTAGCTGTAAACGGAAAAACTTGGAAACAAACCTTTGACGAGTTGGTAGCATCCATTGTTTTTAGCCCTGACGAAAATAAAGTTGCATGCATAGCAAAAGATTCAGGGAGATGGTATCTTTCTGTTAATGGAAATACATGGGATACATCATTTAGCATGTTATGGGAACCAGTATTCAGTCCAGATGGAAATAGAGTCGCTGTAAAAGGAGAAAAAAATGGAAATTATGGTATTTTTCTTGACGGAAAGACTTTAAGAGAAGGCTTTAGCGCTATAGGCGAACCTGTTTTCAGTCCTGACGGTAAGAAAATATTAATTAAAGGCGTTGAAAAGGGTAAAAATAAAGGAAAATATTATCGTGAAATAATTAATATATGATATTTTTAAGGAGAATAAAATTATGCACAACATATACAACTTTGTAAGCGGGCCTTTAGTATGGATTGCTTTTATAATTTTTATTGGAGGCAGTATTTACAGGCTTATATCCATGGGACTGCTCGCTCGTAAAAAAGATTACGCAATATATGAATATTACAGTCCGTTCTATGCTTTTCGTTCCATATTACATTGGATAATTCCATTCGGAAGTACTAACATGAGAAATAATCCAATAATGACAACTGTAGCATTTATTTTTCATATTTGCCTTTTATTTGTTCCAATTTTTCTTTTTGCTCATATAATTTTAATAAAGGAATCTTGGAATATAAGTTGGTGGTTTATTTCAGATAATATAGCAGATATAATGACGTTAGTTGTTATCGCTTCCTGCATTTTTTTTCTTATTAGAAGAAGAATTCGTAATGAAGTCAATTTTTTAACAACAACTTCTGATTATGTAGTACTCGCTATAGTTGCAGCTCCTTTTATTACAGGATTTTGGACATATCACCAAATGCCAGGCCATGCTTTTATGGGAATTCTTCATATTTTATCAGGTGAAATTATGCTTGCCGCAATTCCGTTTACAAAATTAAGCCACATGATTTTCTTTCCGTTTACCAGAGGATATATTGGTTCTGAATTCGGAAGTGTTAGAAAAGCAAGAGACTGGTAATAGTTATTTTTGAATCAAAAAAATCGAAAAATTAAATTCACTGTAGGAGGTTTATTAAATGACCACAGGAATAAAAGTAAAATCCAAGATTTTCGATTTAGGTTTGGATAAAGGCGTAGAAAAACTTAATTCTGAACAAATCGAAAAAACAATAAATAAAATGTTAAAGGAAGAAACCGGAGCTCGTTTTAAAACGTATGCTGAAATATGCGCCCATTGCGGCTTATGCTCTGAAGCCTGTCATTTTTATCTTTCCAATGATAAAGATCCAAAGTTTTCTCCGGCAGGAAAGGTAAAACAAACTATAAGCGTAATTTTAGAAAATAAAGGCAAAGTTGACTCTCAATTTATAAGAAATGCGGCTGAAATATGCTATACAGAATGCAATCTTTGCAAAAGATGCTCCATGTATTGCCCTTTCGGAATAGATATCGCATATATGATGTTGACAATGAGACGTATTTGCCACTTACTCGGTGTTACGCCTCAATATATTCAAGACACTGCCCACAGTCATTCTGCTACATTGAATCAAATGTGGGTTAAAGATGATGAATGGATAGACAGCCTCCATTGGCAGGAAGACGAAGCAAGAGAAGAATTCCCAAATTTAAGAATACCCTTAGACAAAGAAGGTTCGGATGTTTTTTATTCGGTTATTGGACCTGAGCCTAAATTTAGAGCTCAACTCATTTATCAAGCCGCTGCTATCATGAATTCGGCTGGTATAGATTGGACAATGCCTTCAACTCCAGGATGGGATAATAGCGATATGTGCATGTATACTGGAGATAATGAAATGATGGGTCGATTAAAAAAAGTTCATTTTGAAACAGCTATTAGGCTTAAAACAAAAAGAATAGTTATGGGAGAATGCGGACATGCTTTTCGTTCAGTTTATGATATGGGAAATAGATGGTTAGGCTGGAAAATGCCTCCAATCCCAGTAATTCATGCTATAGATTTTTATGATGAGCTTATTAATAAAGGTAAAATAAAAATAACCCATAAATATGATAAACCAGTTACTCTGCACGATCCTTGTAATGTTATTCGAGGTCGAGGTTTACACGAAAAATCAAGATACATAACAAACTTTCTTTGTAACAGGTTTATTGAAATGATTCCGAACAGGGAGCATAATTATTGTTGCAGTGCTGGTGGCGGAGTTATAAACTGCGGTCCTCCATTTAAAAATAAAAGAGTTGATGGAAATAAAGTTAAAGCTGAGCAATTAAAAGAAGCATATAAAAAAGGAGCTCGTGTTTTAATAGCTCCATGCCATAATTGCCATGGCGGACTTGAAGATATAATTCATCATTATGGCATTGATATGGAAATTAAATTTTTTGGTGATATCATATATGAATTAATGGAAAAACCTCAATAAATGCATCTCAGTTATAAAAAGGAGATTTTTAATGACAAAAAAAAAATTAATGATTTATACAATTGCAATAATTTTGATTTTAATTTTTGGATTAAGTTATTCCCAAGAAGATGTAACAACACTTGAAGATAGTACTTTGACGACTTTGATGAGACCTGCTGTTTCTTTTAATCATGACGAACATAATGAAAAGGCAAATATTGTTGAATGCAATGTGTGTCACCATGTATATGAAAACGGCTTAAAATCTGAAGATTCATCGTCAGAAGATATGGAATGTTCAGAGTGTCATGCTTCAAAAAAAGTTGATGATGTTGTTCCTCTTATCGATGTTTATCATAAGAGATGTAAAAGTTGTCATATTGAGCAAAAAGCAGGGCCTGTTATGTGCAGCGAATGTCATCGGAAATAATAAAAAAATAATCTTTAAAATTAAAGAGAGGTATTTTATGGCAAAAAGAATACTTGTAGTTGATGATGATCCAATTATCGTTAAATATATTGTTAAAGTACTTAATGACAATGGCTATGAAACCTATAATGCATCAGATGGAGTAGAAGCTTTTGATTTATTGGAAAAAGTAAAACCTGATTTGATAACTCTTGACCTTCAAATGCCTGAAGAATGGGGAGCACAATTTTATAGGCGATTTACAAAGGAAGAAGAATATAAAGATATTCCTGTAATAGTTATAAGCGGCTTACCAGGAAGACATTTATCAATCAAAAGAGCGGTAGCCTTTCTTGGAAAACCTTTTGATCCTGCTGAACTCATAAAAATAGTTAAAAACGCTACTTCCAAATGATGTTCCTTTTTTAGGGGCTTTTCTAAAGGCAGGGCTGTCAAGTTCTAAACTATTAGTAAACAAGCACTAATGCAAAACTGCAAAAAGTTTGAAGCTTGTCCCCTCTCCCTTGACGGGAGAGGGTTAGGGCGAGGGTGAACCATAACAACACCTTAACTTAATTACTGGAATCAAATCACCCTCCCCCGCCAGCTTGCGCTTGGCGACCCCTCCCGCAAAGTGAGGGGTGATTATGAAGAAATTACGCTATTTTATGAGAACTTAACAGCCCCGCTTTTCTAAAAGGGAAAATTTTAGGACGGAACGCTCTTTTTAGGGGGAATGGTGCAATTTGCAATCAAAATTATTTAAAAATAATGCGATTTGCAATTCAATTTTTTAAACTATATTAACCTAAACAGATAGTTTATAATCTAAATAGTTGTATTTGCAATATATTATAATAAAATTAAATAATTCTAAATCAATGGCACACGACTTGCTTATTACATTAAATAGAAACATTCTATTTAATATGTTTAACAACTGACTGAAAGAAAGTCATATGAAGATAGCCATTACAATATTTCGTTATAGAGTATCTCCTGTTTTTGATTGGAGTGAGCGATTACTTATTATTGAAAAAATACAAAATGATGAAAAAATACAAAAAGAAATATCATTAGAAAATCTTAATTATATGGAAAAAGTTGAATTTCTTGTAGAAATGAAAGTGAACGTTCTTATATGTGGCGTTATTAGCGACTCATTATTACCATTACTCGAATCTAAAAATATTTGTGTGATTCCTGGTGTTGCAGGAAAGATTGATGAAGTAATTGAAGCTTTTTTTGCAGGTCAGTTGAAGCAGGAAAAATTTACAATGCCGGGATGTCATGGATTGCGTCGAAGACAGCATCGATTCTGTAGAGGGCATAGTCTCTCATAAAATAATTATAAGCGTATGAAATAATTTTTTTTAACTCTTAAAGGAGGTAAATAACATGCCAAAATTAAATGATAACAGTCAGATGGGTTATGATCCACAAATCGGTAATGGATCAGGAGTTTATAATAATCAAAATATGTATGGCAGAGGTGCTGGTAAAGGAAATCAACACCGCCATGGTTTTGGACGTGGTATGGGCTTTGGCAGAGGTAATCGTTGTGGTTGCCAGCTAAGCAATCAGGATGAACAAAGCTTTCTTGAAAAACAAATAGCAATACTTCAAAATCAGCTCAATACTGTTAAACAAAGGGCTAAAGAATTTGGAGCTGAGGAAGTCCAAGTTCAATAAACATCAAATTTTTAAGGAGAATTAAAATGAAAAAAGAAATAATTGAAAAACTTGGTAGCAAGGCTGTTGAAATGACCGAACAATGGCTTGAAAAAAATCAAAATTCCAACAAATTATCAGAAACTTTAGGTGTTGGAGGACAATGCGGAGGTGGTGGAAAAGGTGGAGGTGGTGGAAAAGGTGGAGGTGGCAGGGGAAAAGGACAAGGTGGCAGAGGAAAAGGACAAGGTGGCCAATGTAGTGGGATGTAGTAATAATTTAGGCTTTCCCATGATTTTTCCCTGTGAAGTTATTTTAGTTTCGCAGGGAAAAGGCATCACTCTTAATTTTTATGTTAATGAAAAAAATCATCATATAATTTAAAAAAATAAGGAGACAAACATATGTCAAGCTACAAAAAATATATATCAATGGGTCTATCGATCATATTGATTCCTTTGGCTAAAATGGTTTTAACTAAAATGATGGATAACAACTCAAAAAAATTTGATGAGGAAACTACTACCAAAGATCGTGAACGGGCATGAACAGACACACTAATAACTTTGTTTTCAGGTTTGAAAAAGCAATAACCAATCATAATTATGGGAGCCATCATGGGAGATCTAAAAGATTTAACAAAAGAAACTTTGCCTAAAATGATATTTACTTTTATCACCGCTACCGTAACAAATTTAATGGCTAAAGAATCAATAAAATCGGCTGTTAGAGGACGTATAAGAAAACTGATTACTGGCAACGCTGAAAAACCGTACAAAGATATTCACACTGTTGAAATGTATGCTGACAATATAATGGATATATTGGATAAAAATAGAATTTTACCACAAAATATAGGCATTGATGGCCCGCCTGGAAGTGGGAAAAGCTCATTGGGCAGAAGTCTTGCAAAACGTACTGGTCTTGAATGGAAGACGCTGTATTTGAATGATCTTGGAAAACCCTATTTTTTTAAACAAGGGCGAATTTATGAAAACATACGTCTTTTCAGAACCCAAAATATCGATAATTTTGACGTCATTATTTACATTGATTGCCCCGTTGAGGATGCTCAATCTCGGGTAATGAAAAGGGATAGAAATGGAGCCCTTGTCGATTATATTAATTTTATAAAACTGAAAGAGATTGGGGATGCATCGTTCGAAATGGCTAATGGTGAAGAGTTCAGGATTCCCATGAGTCCCATCAGAATTAAAATAAGACCAGAAGAAGGCTATAAGGATATTGAAAATCTCAAAATGAAGTTGATATCAAAAGGTTTAGATATTGAAAGGTTCTCTAAGGAAGAATTATTATTTCTCCATTGCTATGGAAAACCCAAAAGTGGCATTCTACCTTACGTCAACTGGGGCGCATATAATAGTGAATTATTATCTGCTGCGCAAGTGTCACTGAGACTGGCTACGGCAAAAAAATTGTTAAGTTAGACAGCAAGAAACATGGTAAAAAGGAATGTGTCATGCAATTCGGTTTTGGTAAAAAAAATAAAGGAGGACAAGGAATCAAAGTTAAAAACAGACGCTTTCGTTCAGGAAGGAAAAAAGAATTTTCTGAAAGTGAGAATTTGTCCATTAAATGTATTTGTCCTGAATGCGGCTTCGTTATATCTCATCAGCAAAGGGTGCAATGCTTTAAATTAAAATGCCCCCAATGCAATTCAACCATGGCGCGCAGATTTGTAGATGATTGATCCTTTATTTATAGGTGAAAGATGAAAAATAAAATTGAAAATTTAAAACGAGGTCGCCGAATTGCCTTTATTTCATCATTCGTGACTTTTTTATCAGCTCTTGTGAAAGGCATTGTTGGGTATCTATTCAATTCA from Desulfobacterales bacterium includes:
- a CDS encoding cytochrome c3 family protein, whose protein sequence is MIYTIAIILILIFGLSYSQEDVTTLEDSTLTTLMRPAVSFNHDEHNEKANIVECNVCHHVYENGLKSEDSSSEDMECSECHASKKVDDVVPLIDVYHKRCKSCHIEQKAGPVMCSECHRK
- a CDS encoding NifB/NifX family molybdenum-iron cluster-binding protein, with the protein product MKIAITIFRYRVSPVFDWSERLLIIEKIQNDEKIQKEISLENLNYMEKVEFLVEMKVNVLICGVISDSLLPLLESKNICVIPGVAGKIDEVIEAFFAGQLKQEKFTMPGCHGLRRRQHRFCRGHSLS
- a CDS encoding (d)CMP kinase codes for the protein MGDLKDLTKETLPKMIFTFITATVTNLMAKESIKSAVRGRIRKLITGNAEKPYKDIHTVEMYADNIMDILDKNRILPQNIGIDGPPGSGKSSLGRSLAKRTGLEWKTLYLNDLGKPYFFKQGRIYENIRLFRTQNIDNFDVIIYIDCPVEDAQSRVMKRDRNGALVDYINFIKLKEIGDASFEMANGEEFRIPMSPIRIKIRPEEGYKDIENLKMKLISKGLDIERFSKEELLFLHCYGKPKSGILPYVNWGAYNSELLSAAQVSLRLATAKKLLS
- a CDS encoding (Fe-S)-binding protein produces the protein MTTGIKVKSKIFDLGLDKGVEKLNSEQIEKTINKMLKEETGARFKTYAEICAHCGLCSEACHFYLSNDKDPKFSPAGKVKQTISVILENKGKVDSQFIRNAAEICYTECNLCKRCSMYCPFGIDIAYMMLTMRRICHLLGVTPQYIQDTAHSHSATLNQMWVKDDEWIDSLHWQEDEAREEFPNLRIPLDKEGSDVFYSVIGPEPKFRAQLIYQAAAIMNSAGIDWTMPSTPGWDNSDMCMYTGDNEMMGRLKKVHFETAIRLKTKRIVMGECGHAFRSVYDMGNRWLGWKMPPIPVIHAIDFYDELINKGKIKITHKYDKPVTLHDPCNVIRGRGLHEKSRYITNFLCNRFIEMIPNREHNYCCSAGGGVINCGPPFKNKRVDGNKVKAEQLKEAYKKGARVLIAPCHNCHGGLEDIIHHYGIDMEIKFFGDIIYELMEKPQ
- a CDS encoding PD40 domain-containing protein, which codes for MHKINNWDWEIGKKFIADIGELKNIYDYVEEPYISPDGEKIAAVVKKDEAEFTACVNGEIWKNIFERIWNLRFTPDNRLYGFVSDTGEWTLAVDDTLWENRFDFIWDAKVSEDGKNIAAAAKRGMRYCAVVNDSVWETDFYHITNLIISKEGKTAASVQTVPLKEGEITKFQTGCFSAAVDGKVWDKNFINVWKMSFSPDGKNIAAEVRTSLYDYTIAINGIPWSKSFQAKAIWKPVFHPFDGTVTAPAIVNGKWTLVKNGDVLWKNNFVQLWHHCYSRSGKNIAAIVAPKFGEWTVAVNGKTWKQTFDELVASIVFSPDENKVACIAKDSGRWYLSVNGNTWDTSFSMLWEPVFSPDGNRVAVKGEKNGNYGIFLDGKTLREGFSAIGEPVFSPDGKKILIKGVEKGKNKGKYYREIINI
- a CDS encoding response regulator is translated as MAKRILVVDDDPIIVKYIVKVLNDNGYETYNASDGVEAFDLLEKVKPDLITLDLQMPEEWGAQFYRRFTKEEEYKDIPVIVISGLPGRHLSIKRAVAFLGKPFDPAELIKIVKNATSK
- a CDS encoding universal stress protein, producing the protein MFEKILFATTASPACDAGANVAFDLAKKYNSKLYVFHVLGMPSRGFGSLVVDSRTGEQENYDQDYIDWVKEEMKNTYSKQIADAKNVQIETCSGNPPREILRIARKEDIDLIVMGSHTRKEEIGASRYRNVAGNTMQNVAKAARCPVLIVNRPCTTCFWYFSNIIFGTDFSKASYSAFLFAYKTAKAIGCKLHIFHALDISSMYSGKVISQEEIEKQIKEARKKMEETYVSKMEDFDNYSLEVWEGVPYVEILKFSRAKSGDLVVLAHHTREIDPEEAILGSTVEQVVLRSTCPVASVNHPDKVEHM
- a CDS encoding hybrid sensor histidine kinase/response regulator yields the protein MEDIILFVDDEEGICKVMSMVLADIGYKVITAHNGEDALKIFKKVKPFIVISDIKMPGMDGIELLKHIKNECRETEVIIISGHADINIAIKSLKYEAADFILKPIDGEALEIALKRAKEKIENRKKLKEYTERLEELVEEKSAQIIENERIAAQKYQKLFDEVPCYISVQNKNFVITASNRRFKEDFGEGIGSPCYQVYKHRTEPCIDCPLLKTFEDGNAYQSETVVTSKTFEQYNVLTWTAPIYDNNGKISQVMEMSTNITQIRKLQDHLSSLGMLIGSISHSIKGLLTGLDGGMYLLNAGFVEDDKTQISEGWEIVKLTIGRIRKMVLDILYYAKERELKWEKVDALSFANEIAVTVEPKIQNYNIEFIKEFDTSGGIFEIDPGVIHSALINILENAIDACIDDKSKKSHKIFFGLKQEEDHVLFIISDNGIGMDRETKEKLFTLFFSSKGHRGTGLGLFITNKIIEQHGGTIIVESKSFEGSKFIIKLPKWMAT
- a CDS encoding response regulator; this encodes MENKKTILIVDDEMDMRIFLSTLVETSGYKPIVCRDGSEGIEKALKIKPSLIILDVMMPKEGGVHMYYNVRTNHELKNTPIIILSAIAQKTFNHYIKMLNVRTEESIPAPEAYMEKPPEAEELIKIIKELIGQ
- a CDS encoding nitrate reductase encodes the protein MHNIYNFVSGPLVWIAFIIFIGGSIYRLISMGLLARKKDYAIYEYYSPFYAFRSILHWIIPFGSTNMRNNPIMTTVAFIFHICLLFVPIFLFAHIILIKESWNISWWFISDNIADIMTLVVIASCIFFLIRRRIRNEVNFLTTTSDYVVLAIVAAPFITGFWTYHQMPGHAFMGILHILSGEIMLAAIPFTKLSHMIFFPFTRGYIGSEFGSVRKARDW
- a CDS encoding DUF5320 domain-containing protein — its product is MPKLNDNSQMGYDPQIGNGSGVYNNQNMYGRGAGKGNQHRHGFGRGMGFGRGNRCGCQLSNQDEQSFLEKQIAILQNQLNTVKQRAKEFGAEEVQVQ